Proteins co-encoded in one Streptomyces sp. NBC_01283 genomic window:
- a CDS encoding enoyl-CoA hydratase/isomerase family protein has product MTTPPDRPVASLDSLVLHATDNGVSWITLNRPEAMNAVTWDQRERVISLLAEASADPTVRAVVITATGKGFCAGADLRGAPSTGERVPGDVARTIRLGAQRLIAAVLDCEKPVIAAVNGTAAGIGAHLAFACDLVIATEQAKFIEVFVRRGLVPDGGGAYLLPRLIGPQRAKELMFFGDSVPAADAERLGLVNRVVPAGELEKTARAWAERLATGPTRAIAMTKQLVNASLGSDRATAFAAEAAAQEINMTTADANEGVASFVERRSPSYEGR; this is encoded by the coding sequence ATGACCACTCCCCCCGACAGGCCAGTTGCCTCCCTCGACTCATTGGTACTCCACGCCACTGACAACGGCGTCTCGTGGATCACGCTCAACCGCCCCGAAGCCATGAACGCCGTCACCTGGGACCAGCGCGAACGCGTCATCTCGCTGCTCGCCGAAGCCTCCGCCGACCCCACCGTCCGGGCCGTGGTGATCACCGCGACCGGCAAGGGTTTCTGCGCGGGCGCGGATCTGCGCGGGGCGCCGAGCACCGGGGAGCGCGTGCCCGGCGACGTGGCCCGCACCATCAGGCTGGGCGCCCAGCGGCTCATCGCCGCCGTCCTGGACTGCGAGAAGCCGGTGATCGCCGCGGTGAACGGGACCGCGGCCGGGATCGGCGCGCATCTCGCGTTCGCCTGCGATCTCGTCATCGCCACCGAACAGGCCAAGTTCATCGAGGTGTTCGTACGACGGGGCCTGGTGCCCGACGGCGGCGGCGCCTATCTGCTGCCGCGCCTCATCGGCCCGCAACGCGCCAAGGAGCTGATGTTCTTCGGCGACTCCGTGCCGGCCGCGGACGCCGAACGGCTCGGGCTCGTCAATCGCGTCGTACCGGCCGGCGAACTGGAGAAGACGGCCCGCGCCTGGGCGGAACGCCTCGCGACGGGGCCGACCCGCGCCATCGCCATGACCAAGCAACTGGTCAACGCGTCCCTCGGATCCGACCGCGCGACGGCCTTCGCGGCCGAGGCCGCCGCCCAGGAGATCAACATGACGACGGCGGACGCGAACGAGGGCGTGGCCAGCTTCGTGGAACGGCGTTCACCTTCGTACGAAGGCCGCTGA